gaatgctcctgggaagggaattttgttcgctaaaaatgttgatcatcagagtatagaagtatatactgatgccgattgggccggtgcagtggatgataggcgatctacatctggttactttacctttgtaggtggtaatcttattacatggaaaagtaagaagcagaatgtcgtcgctcgttcaagtgcagaagtagaatttagaggtatgactctaggactttgtgaggcattatggctaataCTCCTCTTACaagatttaggttacctatctaggcaaccaatccgattgatttgtgacaataaagccgcatatgacattgctcataatccaatACAACATGActgtacaaagcatgtcgaggtggatagattcttcattaaggaaaagttggatgataagattgtggaattgcctaagattcgatcagaagatcaattggccgatatcctcaccaaagttgtctcaagtcaagtgttctcaaaatttttagacaagttgggcatgtgtgacatctatgcaccaacttgagagggagtgttgagatattaggaaacctttccttatatcattctttccttgtatcatttagtattgagatattaggaatattgagatattatgaaagttgagatattaggatattagttgttatttccttatatcattctttcccattcttagaattgtgattaccctctatatatactctgtacatgaacgaatgaaagaatgaatgaaaaaactatcatttatcaatttgaagagaaagttgttaatattatataaatatgagttctttttaactttgtaaatgcattttaaaaccGTGAGGGTCCCTTAAGCCCAAAATGAAGAATATCTATAGGATTTGGTGCAAATGGTTACAAAAACTTTATCTTCagagaaatttattaatttttaggcTTTTAGAAGTAGAAGATGTCACATTAGAGGGGAGATTGTTACATAATGTATTAATGTTGTATTGTTATGCAATAGTCTAGCCCACTCCTTACTTTTGAGGAAGCAATTTTTGAATGCCAATGTAATTGTGCCAAAGGAAGCTTAAGTGCCCTTGTACCATGTTTGAGCCTCACTTatgtaaaaatttatttttttatctttaaaatctGTTTGGAAATTATCCATCCATATGGAGAGATTTACTTGATTCAACCCCGGTCCTCACCTAATATCACTGAGTatgaataatataaatttttttttctctttttttttctctacatgAATGAACTTATCACCCAAATATTCTCAAACAATAAGAtaatgtggaccccgcattttggggaaaaacaaaataaaaaagaaaaaccctaagtgtgacttctgaaggaaaaaataggtctgtgaaaaatcgaaTCTAGGTctggggtcaggttacttattggaaagatacagtggtgagccgtagcacccTTTTAAACTCGTATATGTACGACctctactaaacaaattaagagaattatgacaattaattaattaactatggatacgaagaaaaataatcaatatacaaatcatggtgaaaatcaatacatataaaaaataatgatgaaatctaattacaaaaatacacaaaataaattacaagagaattatgtaaaatgatttattgaacgaaaaaaaatatttaaaaaaaatcagttttcaagaaatttcaaagaattttgttaaaaataattttttttcaatttatttatttacaaaaaaaaaatcaatttattttctcaatttcatttgtattcaatttaaaaaaaaaaattatttacacttattgtattaaaagaatttattacaaaatttcaatttgggtacaaaaattatttttacttgcttttactagaaaataatgaattttgaccatttatttacaaaagtattttaattcattttcatttaaaaaaagtgatttttacaaattatttaaaacaacataactttatttgcaaaagaaaaacaaaaatttaaatcctctatttctaaaaaaaaacacttttaatcccattttaattgagaaaaaagaatttatttaaattttttttttaagaattttattaaaaattaatctttgagacaattttatttacaaattttttttattaaacaaagaaatttttggacaattttattaaaaacaatttatcaaattctattaaaaaaaattcttttggatttttctaaatgcatttttctgaacttttataaataaaaaagaaaactttcttctattaaaaaaatattttaaaattagtattttattagaacatatttattgaatcattcctctcatttaaataaaatttttaatttgttcGATGTTTAATTCTGTacacatttaataaatatatataaataaatatttataaaattaataaaaataaaatcaaataaaagtggaaaaaaaaatggcggTCTTTTCGAGGTCGTCCAGCTGCCAACCttcagagaaagaaaaatagagggGCCCCTAAGATGGGAAGAGTGGAAACTCCGTGGGAAGAAGAGAaatcctatgaaaaaaaatgaaaattatggcAGAAAGGTGAGGGAGTCATGTCCGCATGACTTGGGAGGGATGGGGGTAGGTGAGAGTAGGTAggggagagagaggagagaggagagaggagagagaaatgaaggaaataaaaagaaaaaaaaataaaaataaaataataataataataataataaaactaataattagataataagtgggttaaaaataactctaatgtaattgagatttaaaaattaagtataaagttgaactcaaaattaatgtaaaaataaaagtgaaataaattttggggtctacgtATACTCATACAAAGCTTAGTGTACAAGAAGAGGAAAACAATAACAAAGAAATTTATCTCTCTCATAAAaatcttcccaataagtaaaaaaaataaatcaatatctccacttttgaaaataattacaaaatatctCACACATGTGACcatcaaaatcaataatttgtataatcagtaatttttttcctcctttttgtcaagaaaaaagaaaaaaaaaaaagaatcagcATAATTACACATTGGTGAATCAAATCATATATTATGAGATGCCATGAAACATAGGTAAGTAACAAAAGCAATAGGCATTAAAAATGGAcacttgatttttgaaaaaaaaccacttcctaaaagcaattttaatcctaaaaattcatctaaaatgaattaaatatatttaaaagagtacaaaaatatgattatatgtgCATAtgattagttttttatttaaaaatatctataattttACATCCATGATTAAATCTCTTATATGTATATAAAGGTTGTTTAATTCCATAAACTTGATTATGAACTACTCATCATCTTACAAGGAACTCAGGACGTAAATCTTCTATACGACATTTAATACACCAAAATTATATACAATACAAATGATGTATAAGTGAACAATTAAGgatacaataaaaataacaaatcatgacaaataaatttattaatgaaattttattttactatatcatatcatatttttaagTGTTCTATCCTAATAGATTCCAACCCTTAGCAATGGAGAACTCGATTCAATTGAATCTAAGAAATAATTCTAAAAGTGATCTAATAAGACCCCAATAATGTAgttaattattcttttaaaactatgctAAATggcataattaattttatttatttcaaaacaagattattaatttaatatgtgATCCACAAAGACAACCCAACCAAGAGCTTAAGTAGCTATAGACGCCATATATGATTGATTTAATGGTTATATATATAGCCCCTTTTACTTTGGCCTTTTGCATCATCTTAAAGTAAATTTTGGTGATATTATTTTAGATTCGGTTTGGCAATTATtgtaaaaagcatttttaacttaaaaagaatttctgaaaaaaaaaagaaattaggtgtttagtaaaattaactagaaaatacttttaaaattttgaaaaatcacatgTTAGAAAACAACTTGTGTTATGTTTTGGAAAAAACTTAAAGTGtgtttaatagtaattttaaaaagtatttttagtactTATAacacttgaaagataaaaattttaaagtgttaaaaatgttagaagtGTTCCAATAATTATTGTCAAATGAACTCTTAGATAAATGATTATCCTACAAACAATTTCTACAAAAATGCTTCCattaaaaatttttgaaagaaaaacacTTCCAAATGCATTCTTATCGACATAGGAGAACCCATAACCCAACTCCAAAGCTTTTATTTCATCACCATATAATAAGCTTTGGTAGACAGACATGCACACTAGTTATACATAAAGCTTCAGGTATTCATCCATTCGCTTGTAATTGACCTCCGGATAGAGCGTTGCAGCTTCTTCTCCCTCTTCTCCAATCTCAAAGTTCGTCAAACAACCCTCGTAGTAAATGTGATAGAAATGTGCTACCCCAACTTGTAATGCAAAGTCCTTACCTACACCATATAAAGAATATGAATAAATGAATGTAAAGTAAAGTTGGAAGAcaatatttctcatttcttacCTTCCATAGAGGCTAGAAAGTCTTCTTTAGAGATGCTGAACTTGTCCAGTTTCTTCCCCGTGAGCTTTTCCCATATCTCAACTAATTGCCTCTGGGAGAGAGTGTTTTCTGGTGGCCTAATGTAAACTGTCTTGTTCAAAGTACGAGGATCATCTATTGTTTTGATTGTGTATGTTGCAATATCATATTCATCCACGAAAACCGCTGCGTAATACCCCGTAAAACATGCACACATATACTCCATCATAATGCAAAGAGTTAATTTGTatcacaaaattttataattaattgtaAGTACCTTTGACATTGCCATCTCCATATAGACAAACCTTTTCCTTTGGAGGGGTGAGAACACCCAACTGACCTAGGCTCGGAACAAAGTAGCCTGCGAAGCAGTTGGAAGACACGTAAGTGTGGGGGATGTTGGCTTCTTCTATGGCCCTCCTCACAATCATCTTCTCATCAAATGTTACTCTTCCTGGTTCAAGTGCATCTCCCATCCTTGCTGGGTCCATTCCAAACTCTGAAGGCAAGAATCGCTGCCAAAATTTTGTACACAATTATTATCAATCTTAGATTTTGATGTTGATAGAATAAATACAGGCAGGCCCATCAAAAGGGTGAGGAAATTACTAGGAGTGGTTGCCTtcagaaaaaattaatttacaaaaaattaagccctaaaaaacattaaaagtaccCCAAAAAAACTAATTCATTTATGAGGGATATGATCTTCGGGAAGccatgaaagaaaagaaaaatacagaTTCAAATTCGTATATGATTTTCAAAggaatattttttatacttttgcAGTGCTTCCATTAACCTGAATTtaattgaaatcaaataaacTATTTCATCTTATCCATTACTATGCTTTCTAATCTGATCAAAAAGGATTATTATACCTTTGTACTACAGATATGGTTGATGCGCTCATCAAAATACTATATGCAAAAAGGAACTACATGACTTAAaacaatatgtatatatataccttaatgtttccagcttctttgatggcCTCAACAAGTTTGAGCTGAAACAAAATGTTGTGAGACCTGGAATGAGACCCAGACATGGTGCAGATCACCATATTTACTTTCTTCACTGCTTCCACCAGACTCTTATGATCTGCAAAGGAGCCCTCCACAAGGGTGGCCCCTTTGGCCTTGAAGGACAGCAGCATCTGCAGTTTCTCGATGTCCAGACCGATTTCGGGGCGTTGAAGGACAAAGGTGGGATGGCCTTGGGCTAAGCTTGCCTTCACCATCCTCCTTCCAATGTAGCCTGTCCCACCCACTACAAGAACCTTGCtcttttccatcttctcttctcTACTCTTATTCTGCCTTCCACTCTCACAATTCACAACCAAGGGTTTGTATATATGGAAGATTTAGCAATGGGATGGAGCTTGCTTCaatggtttttcctttttacttgaGTTAGAACATAGACCCCACCATCGATCAAGGccaagatttatttatttgaccGTATCTATCATATTAAgaataagattaaaataaagCTGACAGAAAGAGTcataaaagtgaagtgataagCTAGAGATTTCAGAATAACAaactatatttatatttatacttatatttatatttattaaaaataataataataatttgccATGCCATGGAAACTGCCATCTCCTCCCCCATTCTGTGATCTGATGAGAAAAGTGAAAACAGGAGAGAGATTCGATTGTGAGAAAGAAATCACATTGACATCTGAGCCTAGAGGGGTGTCCCTTCTGTGGAGGTGACAATTATTACTTGTTATTGAACTGCTGCCTTGCATGGTAGCTAGCAAAGAGCATAGCACCCACAAGTGTATTTCTAAACAGTGTATAGTTACCTGACTGcccctaaaaaaaattgaatatgattttaaaatatgaagaaaacgTCAAAATCtgatatatataaattgatGATTCTCtgaatatgtattaaaaaaaatggtaaaagcTGGCCGTGGCAAAGTGTGACTATAGACCATCTATAGCATTTCCCCTGCTATAGGTGcaaagaaatgaatataatcATCTAAGGATTGTATAATCCATGTAATTTCTTTCTCATACCAATTACTCGTAGATGGACACATTTTCCAGAGTACTTACAACTTGGTCCATTTGCAAGTTAGATTCCTCGAGAGTTTGGTTTGAAGCAACCGATATTGTTTGTTTCCACTTATTGAAATAATCCCATATGCAAGCCTGCTGATATTTTAAACCgaaaaaagaattgaaagtaaaagaatataaagataaggaaactaaaagaaaaccCATACTCAAAGCCAAATCACACAACACACCTTTTCCTGCTCTATCACTGTAAGTCTACACACCCTCTCATAAAGCTCTGCCTGAATTGCCATGAATTGTGCCTCTGTTTGGCACatctattttccttttgaaCTAACAcccattattttgaaataaaaatcaaaacttattttgaaaaattagaaagaaaaaaaaattttcttatttgtcTACGAAGCAAACGCTTATATGTATGCATATATTTCAAACTTCACTGTGCccctacaaaaaataaaacatgataAGCTCCACAACACATCACACAAAGGAAATAGAGCCCAAAAAATATAGAACAGAGGATGAAGATAAATCCCTATGGCAGCAGGCAAAGCACGGATCACCACATGGAATACCAATTCCCAAACCCTAAAAGATAATGGCTACCTGAAGAAAGATTGAATTCTCTCAGAGATGTCTGTTCCTCTTTCAAATCCTTTGTATTTTGGCTCACCTTTCTTACCAAATAAAACTGGTTCTACATGGAATCAAATGAAGTCAATAGCATTCCATAAGAATGAGCATACAAGCATTGTATTCTAGTAGAATGAACCATATTGAATTGAAAGTTGGATCTACATAATCAGAATTTCAATCTTTCATCCAAGGATGAACGAATACCATTAAGCTTTATATACACAAACAAAAGCTACATTGAAAAATGATTCAGATCTAAcaacaacaaagaaaagaagTAGTACCTAGAAATTTTAGTGACTCGCACCTCCAGAACCCATGAAAAAATGCTCACAACAACTCGATCAAATCCCACAAAACCTTAGGGCGTAGTTTCAGACTTGAAACATAGACAACAAGCGAGAAAATCGGAGTCGAAAGGAGAAATGAAGAAAGCCGAGGTTTTGCAGAGGAGGTCACAGTGGGTTTGGCTCTCAACGTGGTGGAGAACAAGTGTACGCTAGCCCTTTATACGGAACATATTGCAGCGGTCAAGCGTCAGGTACATGTCCGTATATGGTAGCCGTTAtatgcatataaaaattatcattattttaagtGTGGATTTTTTCATGCAAATTTTCTACCACTTTACCAATATATTTAGATGCGGTTAAAATATGTGTGAGCCTATATGTTATGTTCGGTTATAGATTTTATGCACCCCTACTAAAACTATGTTTCTTGtagtttaataatttaaacaaattggttacaaaaaataatcaaataaatatttttaaagagatttttattttaaaaaaaaattaaatcacatCCATGgtcttaatttttctaattctaCCACAATTTTGCTTTTTTTAAACCATTCATGGATGTATtgtacaaatttttttctttttctattattctaaaatattataaaactcCATTTATCCCCATACGTAAATAATTTGTACGAAGACTCTTTATCCCATCCATGGATAAGACAATTTATATAGATACACCAAACACATTTACCAAAGAGTCTATCTACCTATCTGTGACAACAAATTTGACAAGACATATTGCaatgaaatatcattttatcatagAAACTATTTCTGACGGTGAGATCTAGTTAAAGTATCGTAAATCAGATGAGCTTGTGCATTCAAAGAAAATTACATTAGAGGGGAGATTATTACGTAATGTGTTTTTTACGTAAGCTCAAATATTAAATTCACAAGCAAACAAAACCGGTAAGTAACTCTGATTTATCAGACCAaaagtaaatacacaaaagaaaagaagccCAACAAAGGCCCATATCCCAAACCCATACAAAAAGCTAGGCCAAATACTCCCCAAGACTACAGGCGCCCCTAATCTCTCTTTCAGATGGTGGTGACTGGTGAGAGTCGGCATTGATATGGAGGTGTTGCAACCTTATTGGCTTCTCCATCTATGGTGGCAACAGAGGGGAAGGACTTGCAGCATCAAGGGTGTAGCTGACTATGGTGGTCATTTGGCTGCTGGTAATTGGTGATTAGGGAGGTGGTTAGcagcaaaaaaaaaagctatGAACCATCGGGGGAGAGGTGAGAAATGTTGATTGGCTGCAGCAACAGTTTTGAGGCTGCAGCAGAGCTTTGATTCATGGTGGACAGATATTGTGACATCAcacatcggatagggggaaAAGTTCCTGTGAGGGCTTCTTTGAGTtaaaagcggacaatatctatacgGTTGGAACAGATCTATTATAGATAATAGCAGTGGAGAACTCTTCACATGATAACCTCGAACACTTGGAAATCTGAGTTGAGCATGGGAGCCCAACTTGAGAGCATGGAAGAATGATAACTACAAAGATATCAAAGATACCACCAACAGAAGGTAGTCTGGTTAAACCAAGTTTCATAGAAAATGGTAACAAGTcatgaagaaatgagaaaatgagaTGATCAGGAAAGGATCAAGTATTGGCTTTGCATAAAGATCAAGCATGAACGTTGAGTATGATGACGCTATTGTTAAGGAAGAATTACAAAGAAAATCCTCTTCATAGATTGTTAAAATTTCTATACCTTCTTATCTTACATTGACCTGAAACAGTGCAGCATCCAAGAAAGCTCTCTCTTATTACCTTGGGAAGGTAACATGGCGAACCCGAAACAACAACATTCAAGATTACATTGGGAATAATAACTCCATGCAAACATGCATGTAAATCATCAAAGTAAAAGTGAGACgttgtattttaaatttcatcttcTGTATGCAATCATCTTGGCTTCAAAATCAGCTCCATTTGCACCAGCAAATTCATAGTTACCCTTGGTATTCAAATCAAAATGTCTAAAACCTTCTCCCTCCCTGAACTTGACATCCTTGTTTACTAATTCCTCTGCCTCTCGGTAAGCTGTGAAAACAGAACCATTGGCCCTATTACTTGGTATGCTCTTCTCTATTATGTTTACCTTCATGTCTTCTTCATTTGTGTTCTCCGTAAGACTTGACAGAGCCATATTAAAGTTGGTTAATTGGGCTCTCATGGCTTCTAGACTACCAGGGCAGTTCACATTTATTGAGAGGCTTTGTTGTGCTTTGTCCAGTACTGCCTGCAAGTATTTTCCTTGAGCCTCTATTCTCATTTGTAACTTCTTCTGTACCTATGGTAATAAAAGAAACCGCAGAGTTTGCAGATCGATTAGCATACTTGATAATTGGGGAATTATTGGCAGCCTAAGTTGGAGATGTATATACCTCAATCTGCTCTAGTAATTGTTTTTGTACTTCAACTTGACACCTTACTGCCTCTGCAATTAGGATCCCTCTGTTTCCATTACCAATCATCAGCAAAGAAATACTACAAACACACTGAGAACAAACAGTAGGAGAAACTCAAACTCGAGACCTCTAGTTAACCATATCTCAAATACCATGGTGAGACATACCCTTGTTCGTTGTTTCTGCTTGATGATTTAGCACTCGTTCCTGAGGCATGAGTCCTGTAATCTACAAATGAAACTCCCAAGATGAAGGGCATAAACAGAGTTTTGGAGGCCGGAAATATGAAAGTAGCATATTATTCAGCTagaactaaaatataaaaatgattgaaagGGCCGTGTGTATGAATTCTACACGCCCTAAAAGAATGCCAACGAGCATAGTTCTTTCATAAGGCTATCATTTATGCCAAAACTTCTTGAAATCATTGCTTGCTGGTAATTTTTGCATCAAGGTTAAGGACTCACCACTGTTCTCTGTGATGCTTTGCTTCCGGGATTGCTGTCCAAGTCTATATTTCTGCAGATCAGTAAGATTAGCTGTTGAGGAGTAAAAGGagaaacagaaaacaaaaaaagaacaagaatgATAGGGTATAGCACTCAAATCAGAAAGAGTTAGACCTGTAAATGGCTCTTCAAATGGTACAGTGTCAAGCCCTTCAAGCCCATCAGCCTCAACACCGACTTGGGTGTTGCTTCTGGAGATGTAGAACCCCAAAGATTGAGTTGATTGCAAGAGAACAATCATATTACTTATGAAGAACAGATATTGTCACATAATGCCAAGGGAAAGAGTCACCCTTTTCATTACTTTAGAAATTCTGATACCTcaattctaaataataataaataaaaaataaaaagaaaaaaatcttttaagaacAATTCCATACTTGGATTTTGTGGTATCCTTGAAAAAATGATCAAGGCAAAAAGCCCTCAAATTTTAGTAAGACTGTAGAATGGTTAATCCTGATAAACATTCATCCAAGCACGAGGATTTCATAAACTCAAAATTACTAATGTAGATGACTAGTACATTGAAATTTCAATCATCTAAGAAaagtttacaaaaataatagtaattgaaaaaaaattaatagttataataaaaataataataattaattttataacttaaatatGTCAACTAAATAATAATTTGCTTGAAATTTTGTATTCATGTAGGCCCTAAAATAGAATGCTTGGTGGTTaaaatgaacataaaatatgaaaatggtaaatgggtttttaaggCATcctttggaaatattttttattttttatttaaaaataaaataaaaataaaaacttctatataaaaaagcatatttttttatgtaaaaagtatagatccctttaaaaattactttgagaaattttaaaatagtaaaattattttaatacctCACTTTGTAAAATCATTACATTTTCAAT
This DNA window, taken from Vitis vinifera cultivar Pinot Noir 40024 chromosome 2, ASM3070453v1, encodes the following:
- the LOC100243193 gene encoding isoflavone reductase homolog, giving the protein MEKSKVLVVGGTGYIGRRMVKASLAQGHPTFVLQRPEIGLDIEKLQMLLSFKAKGATLVEGSFADHKSLVEAVKKVNMVICTMSGSHSRSHNILFQLKLVEAIKEAGNIKRFLPSEFGMDPARMGDALEPGRVTFDEKMIVRRAIEEANIPHTYVSSNCFAGYFVPSLGQLGVLTPPKEKVCLYGDGNVKAVFVDEYDIATYTIKTIDDPRTLNKTVYIRPPENTLSQRQLVEIWEKLTGKKLDKFSISKEDFLASMEGKDFALQVGVAHFYHIYYEGCLTNFEIGEEGEEAATLYPEVNYKRMDEYLKLYV
- the LOC100253346 gene encoding myb family transcription factor PHL11; amino-acid sequence: MERGYENGVVMTRDPRPRLRWTPDLHDRFVDAVTKLGGPHKATPKSVLRLMGLKGLTLYHLKSHLQKYRLGQQSRKQSITENSDYRTHASGTSAKSSSRNNEQGGILIAEAVRCQVEVQKQLLEQIEVQKKLQMRIEAQGKYLQAVLDKAQQSLSINVNCPGSLEAMRAQLTNFNMALSSLTENTNEEDMKVNIIEKSIPSNRANGSVFTAYREAEELVNKDVKFREGEGFRHFDLNTKGNYEFAGANGADFEAKMIAYRR